Genomic DNA from Thermus amyloliquefaciens:
CCCTACAACACCTACCGCTACCCCGGGCTTCCCCCAGGGCCCATCGGAAACCCGGGGCGGGCGGCCCTCCTGGCGGTGCTCAATCCCCTGCGCACCGATGCCCAGGGGCGGCCCTACCTGTACTTCTTCCACGCCAAGGGGAAGCTCTTCCTCAACACCACCTTTGAGGCCCACCTGGAGGGCCTACGCCGGCACCGCTACTCTTCCCCCTGACGCAAAAGCCGAAGCTGGGCGTAGGCGAAAAGAAGGGTGAGCACCAGGATCACCACGGTGACCGCGGCGGCATAGCCCAGGCGGAAGTTCTCAAACCCCGACTCGTAAAGGTAGTAGCCCAGCACCCGGGTGGCCCCGTAAGGCCCGCCCCGGGTAAGGAGGAAGACGGCCGAGTAGGACTGCAAGGAGAGGATGGTGCCCACCACCACCAAGAAGGCCACCGCCGGCCGCATGAGGGGAAGGACCACATGGCGGAAGGCTTCCCAAGGCCCAGCCCCATCCACATAGGCGGCTTCCAAAAGCGTTTTGGGGATGGCCTTAAGCCGGGCCGAGGCCACCAGCACCCCGTAGCCCAGGTGCCGCCAGAGGGTGAAGAGGACCACCATGGCCAGGGCCCAGAACCCCTCCCGGTCCCAGGGGGGGATGGGCAGGAACTGGGCCAGGGCCCCGTACTCCGGGGTGAAGAGGGTGTACCAGCTCAAGGTGGCCCCGCCCAGGGTGACCAGGCCCGGGAGGAAGAGGAGGCTTTTGGCGAAGCGCTCGTAAGGGGCCCCGTCCAGGGCCACCGCCAAGGCCAGGGAAAGCCCCACGAAGAGGGGCAGGGCCAGGAGCATGAACTTCAGGGTTACCCAGAGGCTTCCCCAAAAGGCGGGGTCCCGGAGGAGGTCCTGGTAGTTTTTGAGCCCCACCGGCTTGGGCTCGGATAGACCCGACCACTCCCAGGTGGAAAAGCGAAGGACGTCCAGGAAGGGGTAGAGGACGAAAACCCCCAGGGTGAGGAGGGCGGGCAGGGAGAAGAGGAAAAGGGGGAGGCGCTGCACGGGGCTACCAGAGGTAGAGGAGGCTTAGGAGAAAGGGGTAGCGGTCGGAAGCGGAAACCTCCAGGGCCAGGGGCTCGAGGTAAAGCCTAAAGCCCGCTCCCCAGGCCAGGTGGAACCCGTTTTGGTACCCCAGGCCCAGGGTGCCGGAAAGGGCCCCCCCGGGCACCTCCACGCTCACCACCGGCCCCAGGTGCGCCCCGAAGGGGTAGCGCAGGTCCAGGCCCAGCCCCACCGAGGTGTAGAGGTCCATGAGGACCAGGCCGGGGAAGAGGTTGGCCTTGAGGAGGGCGAAGACCTCGGGGTTCTGGGCAAGGAGGGCTTGGAGGTCTAGCCCCGTGTCGATCCCCAAGGGGCTAAAGGGCAAAAGGGCGCTTCCTTGCAGGTAGACCCCCTTGCCCGGGGCGTAGCCGAGGCCGAGGGTGTTTTCCGGGTAGGCGGGGGCCTGGGCCAGGGAGAGGCCCAAGGCCAAAGCCAGGAACGCCAGGGTGCGCTTCATATCCTCCCTATCCTAACAGCCAAGCCCCGAGGCCTGGGGGTTGCCGCAGGCCAGGGGTTCCGCTCGTGGCCAAGGGCTTTCTGGGGCTTTCCTCCTGGCGCACGCCGCCAGGGGGTATTTACTATGTTCGCATGGTGCCTTTTTCCATGGAACCCGGGATCGGGTTGCGCCCTACTCCAGAAACTCCCCTCCTCGTCCTTGTGGGCTTAACGGGGGTGGGGAAGAGCACCCTGGTGGAGGCTTTGGGTCTGCCCCGGCTCCCGGACCGGAGGGAACTCGTGGACCTTTACGTCCTACCCCGCTATGGGGCCAAGCCCCCCATCCCCCGGGAGGAGCGCTTCCGGCTCACCCGCCGTTTCCGGGAGGAGTTCCCGGGGGGGTGGCGGAGGTGCTGGCCCGGGGGTACGTGGCGCCCCACTCCCTCCTCCTCTTTGACGGCCTAAGGGGTGAGGCGGAGGTGGCCTACGCCCTGGAACACCTGCCCAAGGCGCTTTTCGTGGTCCTCCACGCCCGGGAGGCCACAAGGCTCAAGAGGCTCCTCGCCCGCCGGGACGCCTTTGACCGGGTGGAGCTTCGCCCGGAGGAGAGGGCGGAGCTTCAAGCCCTGGCCCAGGGGGTGTTGGCCCCGGAGGAGCTGGAGGAGGCTTTGGCCCTGGCGCCCCTGGAGGAGGTCCTGGCCAAGCTGAAGATCGTGGCCGAGGAGAAGCGGAACTACGATCCCCTGGGCCCCTTGCGCCTCCTCCAGGGCCACCCAAGGGCCCTCTTCTTGGATACGGAAAGGCTTTCCCCAGAGGAGGAGGTCTTGGCGGTGCGGGCCTTTTTGCGTGAGCAGGGCCTCTAAAATGGGCCCTATGGCGACCCTTAAGGACCTTCGCCTCATCCCCTTCCGTATCCCCCTGAAGGCCCCCTTGCGCTGGGGGAAGGCCTCGGAGCTGGGTGCCTTGGAGCACGCCCTCTTGGAGGTGGAGCTTTCCGATGGTTCCCTGGGCCGGGCGGAGGTGGCCATCCGCCCCACCATCTACGGGGAGACCCTAGGAAGCGTGCAGGCGGGGCTTGCGTACCTAAGGCCCAAGCTTTTGGGCCTCGAGGCCGACGACCAAGAGGCGATCCGGGCGGTTTTGGAGGGCTTTCCCTTCAACTATGCCCTTAAGGGGGCCCTGGACACGGCCATCTGGGAGGCCTGGGCCCGGAGCGAGGGGGAGGAGCTTTACCAGGTCCTGAAGCCCGCCAAGCACCGGGTGCGGGTGGCCTACATCCTGGGCCTGGGGCCGGAGGAGGAGGTGCTGGCGGATGCCCGCATGGCCTACGAGGCGGGGGTGCGGGTCTTCAAGGTGAAGGTGGGCCGGGACCTCGAGGGGGACACCAGGCGGATCGCCCGCCTCAAGGAGGCCTTCCCGGATGCCGAGCTCTACGCGGACGCCAACGAGGCCCTCTCCCCCAAGGACGCCGAGGGCTATTTGCGGGCCTGGAGAGAACTGGGCCTCCTCTACGTGGAGGAACCCTTGCCCACCGAGGAGGTGGAGGCCAGGAGGAGGCTACGGGAGAAGAAAATCCTCCCCCTCATCGCCGACGACTCGGCCATGACCCCGAAGGACCTGCGCCGGGAACTCCTTCTGGACACCTTTGACATCCTGAACCTCAAGCCCGCCCGCACCGGCATCACCTGGACCCTGGAGATGCTCGCCCTGGCCCGGGAGAAGGGGAAGCGGGCCATGGTGGGAAGCCAGGCGCAAAGCGCCTTCGGCGCCTACCAGTCGGCCCTCTTGGCTTTCCAGCAGGGGGTGACCGAGCCCAACGAGCTGGCCTTCCACCTCAAGGCCGAGGGGGGGTTTTTCTCCTTCCCCGCCTTCCGCGAGGGCTGGCTCTACTTTGAGGACCTGGTGGAGGGCCGGTGGGACGAGGAGGCGTTTCGGCGGTATGCCTTAGAGTAAATCCACGATCTGCTGGAAATCCCGTAGGGCCTCTAGAGCCCCCGCCTCCAGGAGCGCCTCCTTCCCGTGCCCCGTCAATAGGGCGTAGGTGGGTATCCCCGCCCCCACGGCGCTCCTTACCCCGGAGGGGGAGTCCTCAAAGGCCAGGGCCTCCCCCGGTTCAATCCCCAGCCGCTCCAGGGCCACCCGGTAGGGCAGGGGGTCGGGCTTGCCCCGGCCCACCTCCTCCGCCAGGACCAAGAGGGGCGGGTTCAGCCCCAGGGCCCTAAGCACGTGCAGGGCGTTTTCCCTGGGGGCGTTGGTCACCACGCCCCAGGTGAGGCCCTGGGCCTCGGCCTTCGCCAAGAGCCCGTGGAGCCCCGGGGTGGGTTTCAGGTCCTGGGCCAACTCCCGGAAACGGGCCTCCTTGGCCTCAATGAGCCGCTGGGCCGCCTCGCCCTCCAGGCCCAGGAGGTCCTGCACGATGTCCGGGTTCAGCCTGCCCGAGATGCGCTTGCGGTAGAAGGCCTCGTCCACCTGGAGGCCCCAGGGCGCCAGGGCTTCCCGCCAGGCCTGGAGGTGCAGGGGGTCGGTGTCGGCCAGGGTGCCGTCCAGGTCAAAGAGCAAGGCCTTAAGCATGGGCCACCCTCCCTTCCAGGCCGGAGATCAAAAGGTAAAGGGCCAGGGCCAGGAAGAGGAGCCCATAGGGAATCCCCGCCGTGGGCAGGAGGGCGAAGAGGGCAGGGATCAGGGTGCTTCCCGTGGCCCCCGCATAGAGCAACCCGCCCAGGGCCCGGTGGCCGTATTGGGCCTGCACCAAGGCGAAAAGGGTGGAGAAAAGGGGGCCCAGGAAGAAGCCCACCAGGGGAAAGAGGAGGGCTGCGGGGGGGAGGAGGTTGAGGGCGAGGAGGGCCAGGACGCCCAGGAGCAGGTTTCTTAAGGAAGCCAAGGGGCTTCCCGCCACCCGTCTGGCCAAAAGGAGGCGGCCCAGGGCCAGGAAGAGCCAGTACAGGGAAAGGAGGAGGCCGCCCAGGGCCGTGGAGTGGCCTAGCCCCTCCAGCCAGACCCGGTTCCAGGCGGCCAGGGCTCCCTCCAGGCCCGTGTAGACCGCCACCGCCAGGAGAAAGGGCCAAAGCCTTTTCCCGCCTTCCCGAGGGGCTTGCTTGACCGCTGGCGCCCGCCAGAGGAGGAGGGCCCCCACCCAGGCCAGGAGGCCCGCCAAGCCGAGCACGCCGGCATAGGGCAGTAGGGTGAGGGCAAAGGGGGTGAAGACCGCCCCTAGGCCGAAGGCCACGTTCACCCGGTTCAGGAGTTCCACCCGCTTCCCGGGGTCAAGCTCCCCCACCAGGCTGTTGCCGTGGACGTTCATCACCCCTTCCCCAAGCCCCAGGAGGAAGGCCAGGGCCACCACCAGGGTAAAGGAAGGGGCCAGGGCCACCCCCCATAGGGCCAGGCCCACCAGCCCCAAGGCGGCGGGAAGAAGGGGGTGGCGCCTCTCCCCCTGGGCCAGGCGGACCCCCAGGAGGAGGCCCAGGAGAAGGGCGGTAAAGAACCAGGAAACCTCCTCGCCCACTCCGTGGCGTTCCCGCCACTCGGGCAAGGCTGCCCCCGGCAGGGCCACGATCACCCCCACCAGAAAGAGCGCCAGGAAGGAGCCCCAGAAAAGGCGCACGTCCGCCATTCTCCCCCTTCCTGACCCTGTGGTCAATAATGGGAGGCATGGAGGCGGCCCTGGAAAAAGCCCTGGCGGGTGAGGGGTATTTCGCCTTCCCCGGCGTGCTCCTGGTGCGGGGGCCCGACGCCTTTTCCTTTCTCCAGGGCCAGGCCACCCGGGACCTGCGGCGGCTTTCCCCACCGGCGGGGACCCTTTTCCTCAACCACCGGGGCCAGATCGAGGAGGCGGCCACGGTGTTTTTGCACCCGGAAGGCTTTCTCCTGGCCCCCTGGGGTACCTTGGAGGGCCTAAGGGCCCGGCTTCGGCGCTACATCGTCTTTGACCAGGTGGAGCTGGTGGAGCTTCCTCTTTACCGCCTGCTCCACGCGGACGGGCGGGAGGAGGTGGCCCAAAGCGGGGAGGGGGCCCATCCGGCGGGGCTTTACCCCCTTTACGCCCTGCTTAAGGGCCTTCCCCTCCTCGCCGACATCCGGGGCGAGCTTCCCCAGAGCGTGGGGCTTCTCCACCTGGTGGACTACGGCAAGGGGTGCTACGTGGGCCAGGAGATCATGGCCCGCCTCGAGGGGAAGGAGGTGCACCACCGCCCCGTGGGCCTGAGGGGGCTTGCCCCTTCCCAAGGGGCCCCCTTTGACCTCCTGCTGGAGGGGCGGAAGGTGGGGGAGGCCAAGCGGGTGGTGGAAACCCCCTGGGGGGTCCTGGGCTTTGCCGTGGTGCGCCAGGAGGTGCCCCTGAAGGCGGTTCTGGAAGGAGGGGGAGGGCGTTTCCAGGTGGAGGCCTGGCCCTTTGAGGAGGCGGCATGGAGCGGGCGGAGATCATCGGGGTAGGCACGGAGCTCATCTACGGGGAGACCCTGGACACCAACACGGCGGAGATCGCCAGGAGCCTCGAGGGCTACGCCCTCAAGGTGGAAAGGACCCTTAGGGTGGTGGACGAACCCCTCCCCCTGGCCCGGGAGGTGGGCCAGGCCTGGGAGCGGGCCAGGCTGGTGGTGCTTTCCGGGGGCCTGGGCCCCACCCCCGACGACGTGACCCGGGAGGCGGTGGCCGAGGCCTTGGGGGAGCCCTTGGTGTTGGACGAGGCCATGCTTTTGGAGATCGAGGCCCTCTTCCGGGCCCGGGGGCGGCCCATGCCCGAGGCGAATCGCAAGCAGGCCCTGAAGATCCCCTCGGCCATCTGGCTTAAGAACCCCTGGGGCACCGCCCCCGGCTGGTGGGTGCGCAAGGAGGGCAAGGACCTGATCCTCCTGCCCGGGCCTCCCCCTGAGTGGCGGCCCATGTGGCAAGAGGTCTTGCCCCGGCTGAACCTCCCCCGCCGCCCCTACGCCAAGCGGGTCCTGAAGACCTGGGGCATAGGGGAGTCGGAGATTGTGGAGAGGCTCGGGGAGCTTTTTCGGCGGGACAAGGAGGTGGAGGTGGGCACCTACCCCAAGCTCCAGGGGGTGGAGGTGGTGGTGCGGGGCCGGGAGGACCTGGTGGCGGACCTATCGGAGAAGGTCAAGAAGCGCCTTTTGAAGGAGGTCTGGGGTGAAGGGGAGCTCACCCTGGCCGAGGCGGTGAAGCGCCGCCTGGAGCGGGAGGGCGCCACCCTCTCCACCATGGAAAGCCTCACCGGGGGGCTTCTGGGGGCGGAGATCACCCGGGTGCCGGGGGCGAGCCGGTTCTACCTGGGCGGCGTGGTATCCTATTCCCTAGGGGCCAAGGCCCGCTTCGGTGTGCCGGAGGAACTCCTCGCCAAGACGGTTTCCGCCGAGACGGCCAAGGCCATGGCGGAGGCCGCCCGGGTGCTTTTCGGTTCCACCTATGCCCTTTCCACCACGGGGGTGGCGGGGCCGGACCCCTTGGAGGGCGAACCCGTGGGCACGGTCTTCGTGGCCCTGGCGGGGCCTAAGGGGACGGAGGTGCGCCGCTACCGCTTTCCCGGGGACCGCGAGGCGGTGCGGCTGCGAAGCGTGTATGCCGCCTTGGCCTTACTCCTAACATGAGGCTCTTCTACGCGATTTTTCTTCCTGAAGAGGTGAAGCGGGCCTTGGTGGAGGCTCAGGAGCGGGTGGCCCGCTACAAGGGGTGGAGGGAGGTGGCGCCCCACCACCTCCACGTCACCCTTCTCTTCCTGGGGGAAAGGCCGGAGGAGGACCTGGCGGATCTCCGGGCCTTGGGCCACCGCCTGGGGCGGCTTCACCCCCCCTTTACCGCCCGCATCCGGGGCACCGGCTACTTCCCCAACGAGGGCACCCCCCGGGTGTGGTTCGCCAAGGCGGAGGGAGAGGGGTTTGCCCTGTTGGCGGAAGGGCTTCGGGAAGGGGTGCGGGAGCTGCTGGGGGAGGAGGCGCTTTTGGCGGGCGGCGATAAGCCCTTCAAGCCCCACATCACCCTGGCCCGGCGCAAGGCCCCGGCTCCCCGGGTGCCCCCGGTGGTCTTTGGCTTGGAATGGCCGGTGACGGAGTTTGCCCTGGTCCGCTCGGAGCTTAAGCCCAAGGGGCCCGTCTATACCATTTTGGAGAAGTTCCCTTTGCGAGGTGACCATGGACGAGAACAAGAGGAAAGCGCTGGAAAACGCACTCAAGACCATTGAGAAGGAGTTCGGCAAGGGCGCGGTGATGCGCCTGGGGGAGATGCCCAAGCTGCAGGTGGACGTGATCCCCACGGGCTCCTTGGGCCTGGACCTGGCCTTGGGGATCGGGGGCATTCCCCGGGGAAGGGTCATTGAGATCTACGGCCCCGAGTCCGGGGGGAAGACCACCTTGGCCCTCACCATCATCGCCCAGGCACAAAAGCAAGGGGGGGTGGCCGCCTTCGTGGATGCGGAGCACGCCCTGGACCCGCTTTACGCCCAGAAGCTGGGGGTCAAGGTGGAGGACCTCCTGGTCTCCCAGCCCGACACCGGGGAGCAGGCCCTGGAGATCGTGGAGCTTTTGGCCCGCTCGGGGGCGGTGGACGTGATCGTGGTGGACTCGGTGGCCGCCTTGGTGCCCAAGGCGGAGATCGAGGGGGAGATGGGGGACCAGCACGTGGGCTTGCAGGCCCGGCTCATGAGCCAGGCCCTCCGGAAGCTCACCGCGGTCCTCTCCAAGAGCAACACCGCCGCCATCTTCATCAACCAGGTGCGGGAGAAGGTGGGGGTGATGTACGGAAACTCCGAGACCACCCCGGGCGGCCGGGCCCTCAGGTTCTACGCCAGCGTGCGCCTGGACGTGCGCAAAAGCGGCCAGCCCATCAAGGTGGGGAATGAGGCGGTGGGGATCAAGGTCAAGGTGAAGGTGGTGAAGAACAAGCTGGCCCCACCCTTCCGCGAGGCGGAGCTGGAGATCTACTTCGGCAAGGGCCTGGACCCGGTGATGGACCTGGTGAACGTGGCCGTGGCGGCGAACGTCATCGAGAAGGCGGGAAGCTGGTTTTCCTACGGGGAGACCCGCCTGGGCCAGGGGAAGGAGAAGGCGGCGGAGTACCTCAGGGAGCGTCCCGAGCTTCTGGAGGAGATCCGGGCCAAGGTGCTGGAGAGGGCCCACGAGGTGGTGCTCGCGGGAAGCGAGGAGGGGGAGGAGTAGATGACCCTGACCCTTTTGGACCTGGGGCTTCTCCTCCTGGTCTTGGTCCTGGCGGGGGCCCTGTTTCTTAGGCGCAAGGGGGAGGACCGGACCGGGGAGGAGGCCAAAAGGCTCCTGGAGGCCGCCAGGGAGGAGGCCAGGGAGGCCCTCGAGGCGGCCCGCAAGGAGGCCAAGGAGATCCTGGAGGCCGCCCGGGCCGAGGCCCGGGCCCTGCGCCAGGAGGCCGAGGAGCGGGCCAAGGCCTTGCGCCAGGAGCTGGAGACGGAGCTGAAGCGCCGTTCGGAGGCCTTGGAGGCGGAGGCCAAGAGGCGTTTGCAGGAGGCGGAGGAGCGCCTAAGGGGCGAGCGGGAGGAGCTTAAGGCCGAGCGGGAGAGGCTTAGGGCCTTGCAGGAGGAACTTAAGGCGGAAAGGGAGCGCCTCAAGGGGGAGCGGGAGGAGCTCAGGCGGGAGGCGGAAAGGCTTTCCAAGCGGGGTGAGGCCCTGGACGCCCGGGCCCTCAAGCTGGATGCCTTGGAGGAGGCCCTTTCCAAGCGGGAGGAGGCGCTTAGGGCGCAGGAGGCCCTTCTGCAGGAGAAGGAGCGGGAGGCGGAAAGGAGGCTTTACGAGGTGGCGGGCCTCTCCCCGGAGGAGGCCCGGCGCCTCATCCTGGAGAGGCTGGACCGGGAGCTGGAGGAGGAAAAGGCCCAAAGGGTGCGGGCGGCCTTGGAGAGGGTGCGCCTCGAGGCCCGCAAGGAGGCCCAGAAGATCCTGGCCCAGGCCATGCAGCGCCAGGCCTCGGAGACGGCGGCGCAGCTTGCGGTTTCCGTGGTGCCCATCCCCTCGGATGCCATGAAGGGCAGGATCATTGGGCGGGAGGGGCGGAACATCCGCACCTTTGAGGCTTTGACGGGGGTGGACCTGATCATCGACGACACCCCGGAGGCGGTCTTGCTTTCCTCCTTCAACCCCGTGCGCCGGGAGATCGCCCGCATGGCCCTGGAGGAGCTCCTCAAGGATGGGCGCATCCACCCAAGCCGCATCGAGGAGGTGGTGGAGAAGGCCAAGCAGGAGATGAAGACCTTCATCTACGAGCGGGGGGAGGAGGCGGCCCTCGAGGCGGGGGTGGTGGGCTTAAAGCCCGGCCTCATCCAGCTCTTGGGGCGGCTCCACTTCCGCTCCAGCTACGGCCAGAACGTGCTGAAGCACTCGGTGCAGGTGGCCCACCTCGCGGGGATCATGGCGGCGGAGCTGGGGCTGGATGCCGCCTTGGCCCGGCGGGCGGGGCTTTTGCACGACATCGGCAAGAGCGTGGACCGGGAGGTGGAGGGAAGCCACGTGGAGATCGGCATCGCCCTGGCCCGCCGCTTCGGGGAACCCGCAGAGGTTTTGGACGGCATCGCCCACCACCACGACCCCGAGAACGCGGAAACCGTGTATGCCGTTTTGGTGGCGGCCGCCGATGCCCTTTCCGCCGCCCGGCCCGGGGCCAGGCGGGAGAGCTTGGAGGAGTACCTGCAGCGCCTCGAGGCCCTGGAGCGCATCGCCCTTTCCTTCCCTGGGGTGGAGACGGCCTTTGCCGTGCAGGCGGGAAGGGAGGTGCGGGTCATCGTCAAGCCCGACAAGATCACCGACGCCAAGGCCACCCTCCTGGCCCGGGAGATCGCAAGCCGCATCGAGCGGGAGATGAACTACCCCGGCCAGGTGCAGGTGACGGTGGTGCGGGAGACCCGGGCGGTGGAGTACGCTAAGTGACATGGTCTGGCGTGGGCGCATCAGCCCGGACCCGGAGGTCATGGGGGGCGAGGTATGCCCTTTCCTGTGGCCACGCTCCGGCAACCCTTCAAGCGCCAGACCCCGAGCAAGGGTTTTCGCACCTGGAGGCCGCCCTTGGATTTCGCCTTTTATCTCGCGGAGGGGCGGGTGTCCTTTGAAAGCAGGTGCTGGCGGGGGTAGAGGACCAGGGGGTCCGCTACCGGGTTCTTCCTGAGTAGAATGGGGCGATATGCTGAGGGGCGAGGACATCGGGATCGATCTGGGGACGGCCAGCGTCCTCATCTACGTGCGGGGGAAGGGCATTGTCCTGCGCGAGCCCTCCGTGATCGCGGTGGTGCAGGGGAAGCGGGAGGTGAAGGCGGTGGGGGCCGAGGCCTACCGCATGCTGGGGCGCACCCCGGGGAACATCGTGGCGGTGCGGCCCCTTAAGGATGGGGTGATCGCCGACTACGCCCTCACGGAGCGCATGCTCCTCCTCTTCCTGCAAAAGGTGCTTTCCCCCATGAGCCGCTTCTTCCGTCCCCGGGTCATGGTGGGGGTACCCTCCGGGGTCACGGACGTGGAGCGGCGGGCGGTGGTGCAGGCGGTTTCCGCCATGGCCCACAAGGTCTACCTCATCGAGGAGCCCTTGGCGGCGGCCATCGGGGCGGGGATCAACGTGGCCGAACCCACGGGCAGCATGGTGGTGGACATCGGGGGAGGCTCCACGGACATCGCCGTCATCTCCCTGGGGGGCATCGTGCGCTCGGAGAGCCTGCGCATCGCCGGCAACGAGATGGACCAGGCCATCATCCGCTACGTGCGGCAAAAGTACAACCTCCTCATCGGGGAACGCACCGCCGAGGAGCTCAAGATCCAGCTGGGCCGGGCCAAGCTCCTGCCGGGGGAGGAGAAAGAGGTGGCCGAGGTGCGGGGCCGGGACCTGATCACCGGCCTCCCCCGCACCGCGGAGATCCCCGCCGAGGACGTGGCCGAGGCCCTGAAAGAGCCCCTGGAGAAAATCTTCCAAGGGGTGAAGGGGGTCTTGGAGACCACCCCCCCCGAGCTGGCCTCGGACATCTACGAGCGCGGCATCCTCCTCACCGGGGGCGGGGCCCTGCTTAAAAACCTAGACGTGGCCCTGCAGGAGGCCACGGGGGTGCCGGTGGTGGTGGCGGAGAACCCCATTGAGGCGGTGGCCTTGGGCACGGGGCGGGCCCTGGAGATGCTCCACGTGCTGGAGGACACCATCCTTTCCTCCGACGACGTGCTGAAGAGGTAAGGCGGTGGAGATCACCGAGATTCTCAGCCTTCTGCCCCACCGGTATCCCTTTCTCCTGGTGGACCGGGTTCTTCACGCCGATGAAAGGTCCTTCCGGGCCTTGAAGAACGTCACCTTCAACGAGCCCCATTTCCAGGGGCACTTCCCCGGCTACCCCATCATGCCGGGGGTGCTGATCCTGGAGGCCATGGCCCAGGCGGCGGTGGGCACCATCGCCCGGCAGCCCGGCTTCAAGCCGGGGGGCTTGGTGTTCCTGGTGGGGGTGGAGGAGGCCCGCTTCAAAAAGCCCGTGGTGCCAGGGGACACCCTGATCCTGGAGGGGGAGCTTCTCCTCTTCCGCCGGGGCCTGGGCAAGGTGGCGGTCAGGGCCCTGGTGGAGGGGGAGGAAAGGGCCAGCGCCACCCTGAGCTTTGCGGTGCGGGGGGGCTAGATGGCGGACCTGGCCTCCTACCTCAAGCGGGCCCGGGGTGGGCGGGTGGTGCAGACGGGGTTTTTGGACCTCGAGGCCCAGGCCCTCTTGGAGGCGGCCGCCCGGGCCGAGGGGCTCAAGGTGGCCTTCTTCGGGGGCTTTCCCCTGGCGGAGCGCAAGGTGGCCGTGCTCTACCCCCCGGAGATCCCTGCCGTGCACGACCCCGTGGAGGTGGCCTTCCTGGAGAAGGAGCCCCCGGACCTGGGGGAGGCCATGGGGGACCTGGAGGTGTGGGAGGGGGGGTTTCTGGTGGCCCTCCTGCCCCAGGGGAGGAAGGCCCTCCAGGAGGCGGGCTTTGCCCTTCTTCCCCCGCCCGAGGGGGCCCTAAGGGCCAGGGGCGAGCGGGTGCGCACCCTGGTGGTGCCCTCCTTAAGGGTGGACGCGGTGGGGGCCAAGGGGTTCGGGGTCTCCCGCAACTACTTCGCCCAAGGGGTGAGGGCGGGGAAGGTGCGGCTAAGGGGCAAGGTGGCCTCCCCCAAGGACGAGATGGCCCCCGGGGACACCCTTTTGGCGGAGGGTTTGGGGAGCCTGAGGCTCTTGGAGGTGCTTGGCGAAACCAGGCGGGGAAACTATAAAATCAAGGTGGAGGTGGAACGGTAGGAGCGAAGGGCCAGGGTTGCGGGTAGGCTTGACGGCTTAAGGGATTGCCCTAT
This window encodes:
- a CDS encoding carbohydrate ABC transporter permease, whose protein sequence is MQRLPLFLFSLPALLTLGVFVLYPFLDVLRFSTWEWSGLSEPKPVGLKNYQDLLRDPAFWGSLWVTLKFMLLALPLFVGLSLALAVALDGAPYERFAKSLLFLPGLVTLGGATLSWYTLFTPEYGALAQFLPIPPWDREGFWALAMVVLFTLWRHLGYGVLVASARLKAIPKTLLEAAYVDGAGPWEAFRHVVLPLMRPAVAFLVVVGTILSLQSYSAVFLLTRGGPYGATRVLGYYLYESGFENFRLGYAAAVTVVILVLTLLFAYAQLRLLRQGEE
- a CDS encoding enolase C-terminal domain-like protein, which translates into the protein MATLKDLRLIPFRIPLKAPLRWGKASELGALEHALLEVELSDGSLGRAEVAIRPTIYGETLGSVQAGLAYLRPKLLGLEADDQEAIRAVLEGFPFNYALKGALDTAIWEAWARSEGEELYQVLKPAKHRVRVAYILGLGPEEEVLADARMAYEAGVRVFKVKVGRDLEGDTRRIARLKEAFPDAELYADANEALSPKDAEGYLRAWRELGLLYVEEPLPTEEVEARRRLREKKILPLIADDSAMTPKDLRRELLLDTFDILNLKPARTGITWTLEMLALAREKGKRAMVGSQAQSAFGAYQSALLAFQQGVTEPNELAFHLKAEGGFFSFPAFREGWLYFEDLVEGRWDEEAFRRYALE
- a CDS encoding MFS transporter, with the translated sequence MADVRLFWGSFLALFLVGVIVALPGAALPEWRERHGVGEEVSWFFTALLLGLLLGVRLAQGERRHPLLPAALGLVGLALWGVALAPSFTLVVALAFLLGLGEGVMNVHGNSLVGELDPGKRVELLNRVNVAFGLGAVFTPFALTLLPYAGVLGLAGLLAWVGALLLWRAPAVKQAPREGGKRLWPFLLAVAVYTGLEGALAAWNRVWLEGLGHSTALGGLLLSLYWLFLALGRLLLARRVAGSPLASLRNLLLGVLALLALNLLPPAALLFPLVGFFLGPLFSTLFALVQAQYGHRALGGLLYAGATGSTLIPALFALLPTAGIPYGLLFLALALYLLISGLEGRVAHA
- the thpR gene encoding RNA 2',3'-cyclic phosphodiesterase, translating into MRLFYAIFLPEEVKRALVEAQERVARYKGWREVAPHHLHVTLLFLGERPEEDLADLRALGHRLGRLHPPFTARIRGTGYFPNEGTPRVWFAKAEGEGFALLAEGLREGVRELLGEEALLAGGDKPFKPHITLARRKAPAPRVPPVVFGLEWPVTEFALVRSELKPKGPVYTILEKFPLRGDHGREQEESAGKRTQDH
- a CDS encoding glycine cleavage system protein T, coding for MEAALEKALAGEGYFAFPGVLLVRGPDAFSFLQGQATRDLRRLSPPAGTLFLNHRGQIEEAATVFLHPEGFLLAPWGTLEGLRARLRRYIVFDQVELVELPLYRLLHADGREEVAQSGEGAHPAGLYPLYALLKGLPLLADIRGELPQSVGLLHLVDYGKGCYVGQEIMARLEGKEVHHRPVGLRGLAPSQGAPFDLLLEGRKVGEAKRVVETPWGVLGFAVVRQEVPLKAVLEGGGGRFQVEAWPFEEAAWSGRRSSG
- the recA gene encoding recombinase RecA; the protein is MDENKRKALENALKTIEKEFGKGAVMRLGEMPKLQVDVIPTGSLGLDLALGIGGIPRGRVIEIYGPESGGKTTLALTIIAQAQKQGGVAAFVDAEHALDPLYAQKLGVKVEDLLVSQPDTGEQALEIVELLARSGAVDVIVVDSVAALVPKAEIEGEMGDQHVGLQARLMSQALRKLTAVLSKSNTAAIFINQVREKVGVMYGNSETTPGGRALRFYASVRLDVRKSGQPIKVGNEAVGIKVKVKVVKNKLAPPFREAELEIYFGKGLDPVMDLVNVAVAANVIEKAGSWFSYGETRLGQGKEKAAEYLRERPELLEEIRAKVLERAHEVVLAGSEEGEE
- a CDS encoding HAD family hydrolase, coding for MLKALLFDLDGTLADTDPLHLQAWREALAPWGLQVDEAFYRKRISGRLNPDIVQDLLGLEGEAAQRLIEAKEARFRELAQDLKPTPGLHGLLAKAEAQGLTWGVVTNAPRENALHVLRALGLNPPLLVLAEEVGRGKPDPLPYRVALERLGIEPGEALAFEDSPSGVRSAVGAGIPTYALLTGHGKEALLEAGALEALRDFQQIVDLL
- a CDS encoding CinA family nicotinamide mononucleotide deamidase-related protein — translated: MERAEIIGVGTELIYGETLDTNTAEIARSLEGYALKVERTLRVVDEPLPLAREVGQAWERARLVVLSGGLGPTPDDVTREAVAEALGEPLVLDEAMLLEIEALFRARGRPMPEANRKQALKIPSAIWLKNPWGTAPGWWVRKEGKDLILLPGPPPEWRPMWQEVLPRLNLPRRPYAKRVLKTWGIGESEIVERLGELFRRDKEVEVGTYPKLQGVEVVVRGREDLVADLSEKVKKRLLKEVWGEGELTLAEAVKRRLEREGATLSTMESLTGGLLGAEITRVPGASRFYLGGVVSYSLGAKARFGVPEELLAKTVSAETAKAMAEAARVLFGSTYALSTTGVAGPDPLEGEPVGTVFVALAGPKGTEVRRYRFPGDREAVRLRSVYAALALLLT